In Pseudomonas sp. R76, one genomic interval encodes:
- the fur gene encoding ferric iron uptake transcriptional regulator → MVENSELRKAGLKVTLPRVKILQMLDSAEQRHMSAEDVYKALMESNEDVGLATVYRVLTQFEAAGLVVRHNFDGGHAVFELADGGHHDHMVDLDTNEVIEFTSPEIEKLQHQIAEQHGFDLVDHNLVLYIRKKK, encoded by the coding sequence ATGGTTGAAAATAGCGAACTACGCAAAGCCGGTCTTAAAGTGACTCTGCCACGAGTCAAGATTCTACAAATGCTCGATTCTGCTGAGCAGCGCCACATGAGTGCCGAGGATGTTTACAAGGCGCTGATGGAGTCTAACGAGGACGTTGGCCTGGCCACGGTTTACCGTGTGCTGACCCAGTTTGAAGCCGCAGGGCTGGTGGTTCGTCATAATTTCGACGGCGGTCATGCGGTGTTCGAATTGGCTGACGGTGGTCATCACGATCACATGGTTGACCTGGATACCAATGAGGTTATCGAGTTCACCAGTCCGGAAATCGAGAAGCTCCAGCATCAGATCGCTGAGCAACATGGTTTCGATTTGGTGGACCATAATCTGGTTCTTTACATCCGTAAGAAAAAGTAA
- a CDS encoding outer membrane protein assembly factor BamE, translated as MQNTKLLLTSFTLVGLLALAGCSFPGVYKIDIQQGNVVTQDMIDQLRPGMTRRQVRFIMGNPLLTDTFHADRWDYLYSIQPGGGERQQERVSVIFNGNDQLVSLSGDFMPGVSRDEALLGKDNGTNVTAPAQEAEKPKSEVPAKPGSLLDQIQKDVDGVQTVPVPTPQPLDTAPQ; from the coding sequence ATGCAAAACACCAAGCTCTTGCTAACCAGTTTCACCCTTGTGGGACTGCTCGCACTCGCCGGTTGTTCATTCCCCGGGGTTTACAAAATCGACATCCAGCAGGGCAATGTCGTCACGCAGGACATGATAGACCAGTTACGTCCGGGAATGACCCGACGGCAAGTACGGTTTATCATGGGCAATCCCCTGCTGACCGACACTTTTCATGCCGATCGCTGGGATTATCTCTACAGCATCCAGCCTGGTGGCGGTGAACGCCAGCAGGAGCGCGTCAGCGTCATCTTCAATGGCAATGACCAGCTTGTCAGCCTGTCCGGTGACTTCATGCCCGGCGTAAGCCGTGATGAAGCCTTGCTGGGCAAGGACAACGGCACCAACGTGACTGCGCCTGCGCAGGAAGCGGAGAAGCCGAAGTCCGAGGTTCCGGCCAAGCCTGGCTCCTTGCTGGATCAGATCCAGAAGGACGTCGACGGCGTGCAAACCGTTCCAGTCCCGACGCCACAGCCTCTGGACACCGCCCCGCAGTAA
- a CDS encoding RnfH family protein, whose product MVEIEVVYAAEDRQVLLAVTVPSGTSLRAAVQASGIAAQFPQLTLADCPLGIFGKVVADADARAVQPGDRIEIYRPLLADPKEVRRLRAVKAAMAKQRNS is encoded by the coding sequence ATGGTTGAGATTGAAGTGGTGTATGCCGCTGAGGATCGCCAGGTCCTGTTGGCGGTGACGGTGCCGTCGGGCACGAGCCTGAGGGCGGCGGTGCAGGCGTCGGGAATTGCAGCGCAGTTTCCGCAACTGACGCTGGCTGATTGCCCCTTGGGGATATTCGGTAAAGTAGTTGCCGATGCGGATGCGCGCGCCGTGCAGCCGGGTGATCGTATTGAGATTTATCGGCCCTTGCTGGCAGACCCTAAAGAAGTGCGCAGGCTACGCGCGGTCAAGGCGGCGATGGCCAAGCAACGCAATTCCTGA
- a CDS encoding type II toxin-antitoxin system RatA family toxin, whose amino-acid sequence MTTHIQRSALLPYPAQALYDLVNDVARYPEFLPWCSAAEVLESSDEHMVASVGVAKAGMSQHFVTRNILVPGQSIEMNLQEGPFTQLHGVWVFKALTDKACKISLDLSFDYAGPIVRATLGPLFNQAANTLVDAFCQRAKQLHG is encoded by the coding sequence ATGACGACGCACATTCAACGTTCGGCCTTACTGCCTTATCCGGCACAGGCGCTCTATGACCTGGTCAACGACGTGGCGCGTTACCCGGAATTCCTGCCGTGGTGCTCTGCCGCCGAGGTGCTGGAGAGCAGCGACGAGCATATGGTTGCCAGTGTCGGCGTCGCCAAGGCGGGTATGAGTCAGCATTTTGTTACGCGCAATATCCTGGTGCCTGGGCAATCCATTGAAATGAACCTGCAGGAAGGGCCGTTCACCCAACTGCACGGTGTGTGGGTATTCAAGGCGCTGACTGACAAGGCCTGCAAGATAAGCCTCGATTTGTCCTTTGATTACGCGGGGCCCATCGTGCGGGCGACGTTGGGGCCTTTGTTCAATCAGGCTGCCAATACGTTGGTGGATGCATTTTGTCAGCGGGCCAAGCAACTGCATGGTTGA
- the smpB gene encoding SsrA-binding protein SmpB: MAKQKKHPTGTIAQNKKARHDYFIEHRFEAGLVLAGWEVKSLRASKLQLVDSYVLLKDGEAWLLGSHITPLTTASTHVIADPVRTRKLLLNARELEKLAAAVQQKGYACICLSWYWSKHLVKCEIALGKGKKEYDKRDTERERDSNRELHRAVRNKGKED; encoded by the coding sequence ATGGCTAAACAAAAGAAACACCCCACAGGGACCATCGCGCAAAATAAAAAGGCGCGACACGATTACTTCATCGAACATCGGTTCGAGGCTGGTCTGGTCCTGGCCGGCTGGGAAGTAAAAAGTCTGCGCGCCAGCAAGCTGCAACTGGTCGACAGCTACGTATTGCTCAAAGATGGCGAGGCCTGGCTGCTCGGCAGTCATATCACCCCGCTGACCACCGCGAGCACCCACGTGATTGCCGACCCGGTGCGCACGCGCAAGCTATTGCTCAACGCACGCGAACTGGAAAAGCTCGCCGCCGCCGTACAGCAGAAAGGCTATGCCTGCATCTGCCTGTCCTGGTATTGGAGCAAGCACCTGGTCAAGTGTGAGATCGCACTGGGCAAGGGTAAAAAGGAATACGACAAGCGCGATACCGAGCGTGAACGCGACTCCAACCGTGAGCTGCATCGCGCCGTGCGCAACAAGGGCAAGGAAGACTAG
- a CDS encoding FCD domain-containing protein, with the protein MGFDQVRQRRLSDDIVEQLEGMILEGTLKSGERLPAERALAEQFGVSRPSLREAIQKLAAKGLLVSRQGGGNYVADSLGSTFSDPLLHLLENNPEAQRDLLEFRQTLEASCAYYAAQRATEVDRERLTAAFEALQDCYTRVDEVSRAEEGAADARFHLAIAEASHNAVLLHTIRGLFDLLKRNVVTNIGGMYQQRTETRDMLIGQHRDLYLAIIEGRAEQAREVSTRHLLYVQEVLEEVRQEVQRVARAERRKGI; encoded by the coding sequence ATGGGGTTTGATCAGGTGCGTCAGCGCCGTTTGTCTGACGATATCGTCGAGCAGCTTGAGGGCATGATCCTTGAGGGCACGCTGAAGTCGGGCGAGCGCTTGCCGGCCGAGCGCGCTCTGGCCGAGCAGTTTGGCGTGTCGCGCCCATCGTTGCGTGAGGCGATCCAGAAGCTGGCGGCCAAGGGGTTGCTGGTCAGCCGCCAGGGCGGCGGCAACTATGTGGCGGATTCCTTGGGGTCGACGTTCAGTGACCCGCTGCTGCACCTTCTGGAAAATAACCCCGAGGCTCAGCGTGATCTGCTGGAGTTTCGCCAGACCCTTGAAGCGTCATGTGCGTATTACGCCGCGCAGCGCGCCACGGAGGTCGACCGCGAGCGTTTGACCGCAGCGTTTGAGGCGTTACAGGATTGCTACACGCGCGTTGATGAAGTGAGCCGGGCGGAAGAGGGCGCGGCGGATGCGCGGTTTCACTTGGCCATTGCCGAGGCCAGTCATAACGCCGTGTTGCTGCACACCATTCGCGGGTTGTTCGACCTGCTCAAGCGTAATGTGGTGACCAACATCGGCGGCATGTACCAGCAGCGCACGGAAACCCGCGACATGCTGATCGGTCAGCATCGGGATTTGTACCTGGCGATTATTGAGGGGCGGGCCGAGCAGGCGCGAGAAGTCTCAACACGTCACCTGCTGTATGTGCAGGAAGTGTTGGAAGAAGTGCGTCAGGAAGTTCAGCGCGTGGCTCGGGCGGAGCGGCGTAAAGGCATATAG
- a CDS encoding lactate permease LctP family transporter produces the protein MQTWQQLYSPLGSLGLSALAAVIPIVFFFLALAVFRLKGHVAGSITLALSILVAIFAFQMPVDMALAAAGYGFAYGLWPIAWIIVAAVFLYKLTVKSGQFEIIRSSVLSITDDQRLQVLLIGFCFGAFLEGAAGFGAPVAITAALLVGLGFNPLYAAGLCLIANTAPVAFGALGIPIIVAGQVTGIDAFKIGAMTGRQLPLLSLFVPFWLVFMMDGLRGVRETWPAALVAGLSFAVTQYFTSNFIGPELPDITSALASLIALTLFLKVWQPKRTAGAQIAGATSSAAVTASVGGFGQPRQTVASPYSLGQIFKAWSPFLILTVLVTIWTLKPFKAMFAAGGSMYSWVFNFAIPHLDQLVIKVAPIVTNPTAIPAVFKLDPISATGTAIFFSALISMLVLKIDVKTGLTTLKETFYELRWPILSIGMVLAFAFVTNYSGMSSTMALVLAGTGAAFPFFSPFLGWLGVFLTGSDTSSNALFSSLQATTAHQIGVNDVLLVAANTSGGVTGKMISPQSIAVACAATGLVGKESDLFRFTLKHSLFFATIVGLITLAQAYWFTGMLVH, from the coding sequence ATGCAAACCTGGCAACAGCTCTACAGCCCTCTCGGCAGCCTCGGCCTGTCCGCACTGGCCGCCGTTATTCCGATCGTGTTCTTCTTCCTCGCGCTGGCGGTTTTTCGGCTCAAAGGCCACGTCGCCGGCAGCATCACCTTGGCGCTGTCGATCCTGGTAGCGATCTTTGCCTTCCAGATGCCCGTGGACATGGCGCTGGCTGCTGCCGGTTATGGATTTGCCTACGGCCTGTGGCCTATCGCGTGGATCATCGTTGCGGCCGTATTCCTTTACAAACTGACGGTCAAGAGCGGTCAGTTCGAGATCATCCGCAGCTCGGTTTTGTCGATCACTGACGACCAACGTTTGCAGGTCTTGCTGATCGGCTTCTGCTTCGGTGCCTTCCTGGAAGGTGCCGCCGGTTTCGGTGCACCCGTGGCCATCACCGCTGCACTGCTGGTCGGCCTGGGTTTCAACCCACTGTACGCCGCCGGCCTGTGCCTGATCGCCAACACCGCGCCAGTGGCCTTCGGCGCACTGGGCATTCCGATCATTGTCGCCGGGCAAGTCACCGGCATCGACGCGTTTAAAATCGGCGCCATGACCGGTCGCCAGCTGCCACTGCTGTCGCTGTTCGTGCCGTTCTGGCTGGTGTTCATGATGGACGGCCTGCGCGGCGTTCGCGAAACCTGGCCAGCCGCACTGGTGGCCGGCCTGAGCTTTGCCGTTACTCAATACTTCACTTCCAATTTCATCGGCCCGGAACTGCCGGACATCACCTCAGCCCTGGCCAGCCTGATTGCCCTGACGCTGTTCCTGAAAGTCTGGCAACCCAAGCGCACCGCGGGCGCGCAGATTGCCGGCGCCACGTCCAGCGCCGCGGTTACCGCCAGTGTCGGCGGCTTCGGTCAGCCTCGCCAAACGGTCGCTTCGCCCTACAGCCTGGGGCAAATTTTCAAGGCCTGGTCGCCGTTCCTGATCCTGACCGTATTGGTCACCATCTGGACGCTCAAGCCGTTCAAGGCAATGTTCGCGGCGGGCGGTTCGATGTACAGCTGGGTCTTCAACTTTGCGATCCCGCACCTGGATCAATTGGTGATCAAAGTCGCCCCCATCGTTACCAACCCGACGGCGATCCCAGCCGTGTTCAAGCTGGACCCGATTTCAGCCACCGGCACCGCGATTTTCTTTTCCGCATTGATTTCGATGCTGGTGCTTAAAATCGACGTTAAAACTGGTCTTACCACTTTAAAAGAGACCTTCTACGAGCTGCGCTGGCCGATTCTGTCGATCGGCATGGTGCTGGCGTTCGCCTTCGTCACCAACTACTCCGGCATGTCCTCGACCATGGCACTGGTGTTGGCTGGCACCGGCGCGGCTTTCCCGTTCTTCTCGCCTTTCCTCGGCTGGCTGGGGGTTTTCCTGACGGGCTCCGACACCTCGTCCAACGCCCTGTTCAGCTCGCTGCAAGCCACCACTGCGCACCAGATCGGCGTCAACGACGTGTTGTTGGTCGCCGCCAATACCAGCGGCGGCGTGACCGGCAAGATGATCTCGCCGCAGTCGATCGCCGTGGCCTGTGCGGCTACCGGCCTGGTCGGCAAAGAATCTGATCTGTTCCGCTTTACCCTCAAGCACAGCCTGTTCTTCGCCACCATCGTCGGGCTGATCACGCTGGCGCAGGCCTACTGGTTCACCGGTATGCTGGTGCACTGA